Part of the Flavobacterium sp. KS-LB2 genome is shown below.
TTTGTTCCTCGTCTAATGGAACCAAAACTACGCATCCAATAACGGTATCATTTTCGATAGCTACAAAATGCCATGCTTTTTCATCGTGCATTTCCCAAGCATGGTCAGCAATACCAATGGGTCTCAGTAAAATTTGGTTTCTTAATTGCCTTTCTAGTTGGTAATATGGATTTGTTGTATGGATTAACTGGACTGAAATCATTTTTTATAGGGTGTTTTGAATATTGTGTTTCCTAGGCCAAATATATAAAATTAGGCATCTAAATGTTAGATTTACTGCCCAAGTAAATGTTCTGTCAGTCACTTAAAAACAATGTCGTTTTAGGGTTTTAATTAGTTATTCTTCCTCATTTTTTTCAAAATTAACCATCCAGTTTATACCAAATTTATCAATAAATGTTCCAAAATAGCCACCCCAAAAAGCATCTTCCATAGGCATTATAACTTTTCCGCCAGCTGAAAGAGCAAGGTATATTGCATCAGCTTCGGCTCTACTTTCGGCATTGATGGAAAGTGAAAAATTATTTCCGTAAATGGTTTTTGCCCCAAAGGATTCAAAACTATCACTTCCCATTAGAGCTGTTTCATTACTGATGGGCAGGGAAACATGCATTATTTTTTCTACATCTGCTGGAGGACGGGATTTACCATCAGGCATTGGCATTTCCTTGAATCTTCCAAAATAAGAAAATGAACCACCAAAAACGGATTTATAAAATAGAAATGCTTATTCGCAATTTCCATTAAAAGTGATATATGAATTTACGGTTAACATGATAGTCGTGTGTTAGGATGGTTTGCTTTTTTTATAAGTGGTGAGTCAATTATTCCGCGTCTTTTGTTGTTAAATACCTTTTGTACCAGGCTATTGCTGCTTCAGCTACTTCAAGTAATGTTCCGGGTTCTTCAAAAAGATGGGTGGCTCCTGGAATTATTTTAATCTCCTTTACTGATGCTAATGCATCAAAGGCCATTTTATTCATTCCAATTACGGGAACATCAAGTCCTCCAACTAGTAACAGCGTTGGAGCAGTTACTTGTGGTAATACGCTAATGGCTAAGTCTGGGCGACCTCCGCGGGAAACTACGGCTTTAATTTTTGTTTTGAAATAAGCGGCAGCCCGCAACGCCGATGCGGCTCCTGTACTGGCTCCAAAATACCCTATTGCTAAACCAGTAGTGCTTTTATGATCAAGCACCCATTGGGTAGTTTCAATCAGTCGATCACTTAATAAATCAATATTAAATCGGTTTTCATACAGATCATCTTCTTCGCTAGTGAGTAAGTCAAAAAGTAATGTGCCAATGTTTTGTTTTTGAATCAACTCGGCCACCATTCTGTTTCGGGGACTGAATCTGCTACTGCCACTTCCGTGAGAGAAAATAACGATTCCTCGAGGATTTTTAGGGAGTATCAATTCACCTTGTAAGGTGACAGTTGATAGTGGGATAGTTAGATCTAATTTTTCCATTATTTCAAATTTTAAATAGGAAACGGTATCTTAAATTGCATTATTCATTACGCACGGGAAGGCGCAACAATTGTTGTACTTCCTCATCTTCCACTTGATTGAATTCTTCATAAAACGCGCCGACACCTCTAAAGTATTTAGGCGCTATGAGATAGATAAATTCATCGGTGTTTCTTTCAAATACAGCCATGTTATCAAAAGGGATTACTGGTGTGGCCACAATTATTTTTGCAGGATTTTTTTTTCGGAGCATTTGGATACTGGCAAGCAACGTGTTTCCTGTAGCAATGCCATCGTCTACTAAAATTATATTTTTTCCTTTTACATCTAGCGGTTTTCTTTCGCCCATGTACCGTTGATATTGGTGTTGCATTAATTTTTGCAACCGCATAATTTCATCGTCGATGTACTTTTTAGGGATATTTGGATGCGCATCAAGAATCACAGCATCAGATGAGACGGCACCAATTGCAAATTCTGAATTGTTAGGATGTCCTATTTTTTTGGAAAGAACAATGTCTAAAGGAAGATGTAAACTTTTAGCAATTACATATCCTACTGGTACTCCACCTCGAGGAACCGCAAGTACTATAGAATTGCTATCCTGGTATTTTTTAAGTTTTTCCGAAAGCAATAATCCCGCCTCAATTCTATCTTTTAATAGCTCGTTATACATCTTTTAAAGGTTTGATTAAAAAAAATGAAATTACATATAAATGTACTGATTTTCAGTCTATTAATATTGTTTTTTTGTTGTTTTAGTGTCAAAATTATCAATTAGACAATCATAAAGTGCTGGTGAAGGAACGCTGATAGCAAAATAAAAGCGGGGTATTATTAAAGTGCACAGAGCGCTGGGAAATCAAGCGGTACTTTAGCAAGAATTCATAGGATGTGCAACATCACATCTGAGGGATAAAGGATTTTTTTGCTATTTTTACTTCGGAACAACTGAATAACAATAATGAAGAAAATAAATTCAAAAGCAAAGTCAGATTCAAATACTGGTTTTGGGGTAAATGCCAATAACTACGGTGGACGTTTTGTGAATAAAAACGGAAAAGCGAATGTAGAGAAACGAGGCATGCACTTGCTACATCGCATTAGTTGGTACCATACCATGATTGATTTGCCAAGATGGAAATTCATGTCGATTCTGCTATTGTTTTATGTGGGTATGAATTTTTTGTTTGCGCTACTGTACTATGCCATTGGAATCGAAAATCTCAATGGAATTGATTCTTCTGGTTCAAATTGGGTTCAATTTGGTCAAGCCTATTTTTTTAGTGCACAAACATTTACAACGGTAGGATATGGCCACATAAGTCCATCTGGTTTTTTAACTAGTTTATTAGCTGCAGCTGAGGCTTTGATAGGATTGTTGAGCTTTGCAATTGCTACAGGTTTGTTCTTTGGTCGCTTTAGTAAGCCAACCGCTTTTTTGAAATTTTCACACAATGCACTGATTGCTCCTTATGGAGATATAAAGGGTTTAATGATTAGAATTAGCCCTTTTAAAAATACAAATTTTACCGATGCTGAAGCCAATATGACGCTGGGTATGAGTGTAGAAGAAGATGGAAGGAAAACCAATAAATTTTATGTTTTAGATTTAGAATTGGAACGAATAAATGCATTAACCCTAAGTTGGACTTTGGTACATCCCATAACTGAAAATAGTCCGCTGTATAATTTAACCAAAGAGGACTTTGATACTATTCATGGAGAAATTATAGTTTATATCAAAACCTTTGATGATATGTTTAGTAATACCGTAGCCATTCGGAGCTCCTATACTTTTGATGAGGTTGTTTACGGTGCAAAATTTGAACCTATGTACACTAGAAACGCTGATAATTCGAAAACAATCCTTGATTTAGATAAATTAAATGCTTTTAATCGTGTTACTTTAGAATAATACAATAGTTTTCAAATTATTTCAAATTTATAATAAAATTTATTTTACATTTGTTTATTAAATTTAGAGAAACGATGAACAATGTAAAAAGTGTGTTTAGTATAAAGGATCTTGAAAATCTTTCAGGCATCAAAGCGCATACAATACGAATCTGGGAAAAACGATACGATATCCTTCAACCGATGCGTACAGATACTAATATCCGATTGTACGATTTAGCTAGTTTGCAAAAACTATTAAACATTACTTTGCTACATGACTACGGCTATAAAATTTCGAAAATAGCGACGTATCCTCAAGATAAAATTCCGTCTCTTGTACGAGAAATAATTTCGAACAAAACGGCTAAAAGTCATGCAATCAGTGAATTTAAGATGGCTATGATGAATTTTGACCAAGAGTTATTTTTCAATACCTACAATTGGTTGATAGCTGAAAAATCATTCAAGGAAATATTTCATCAAGTATTCATTCCTTTGATGAATGAGCTTGGTTTGTTGTGGCAATCCGATACCATTACGCCTGCTCACGAACATTTTATCACCTATTTAATCAAACAAAAACTGCTCATCAATACGGAGAAACTTCAAGTTTTAAAGCAAACTAAAAAAGATAAAATTTTTGTGCTTTCATTGCCAATGAATGAAATTCATGAATTAGGTTTGATGTATTTAAATTACGAAATCTTATTAATGGGCTATAAAACCATCTATTTAGGTGAAAGTATGCCTATTAGTAATTTGAAGGATTTAAAAAAGCATTTTGACTCGATTGTTTTTGTTTCGTATTTAACGGTACAGCCTGAAAAAGATATACTAAATGACTACGTTCAGAAAATGGCCGAAGAATTATTAGATGATACTACAGAGTTATGGTATACGGGACGTTTGGTTGAGTTTATTAACAGAGAAGGGCTCTCGGACAAAATATCAATTTTTAATTCCATATCGGAATTAGTAGATAGAATTTGATTTTTTGTTTAAACTTTTTGTATATTTGCTAAACAAATGAAAGAAATAAAAAAAATTACAATTATAGGTTCTGGGTTCTCTTCGCTTGCGGCTTCTTGTTATTTAGCGCAAAGTGGTCATGATGTTACTGTTTATGAAAAAAACGCAACAATTGGCGGAAGAGCACGACAATTAAAGATAGAAGGTTTTACGTTTGATATGGGACCAAGTTGGTATTGGATGCCCGATGTGTTTGATCGTTTTTTTGCTGATTTTGGAAAAAAAACAACCGATTACTATGAGCTAATAAAGCTATCACCAGCATACCGTGTGTATTATGGCATCGATGATTTTATTACTATCGCAGACAATCTGACGGATATTATCTTTGCTTTTGAGGAAATCGAAAAAGG
Proteins encoded:
- a CDS encoding MerR family transcriptional regulator, translated to MNNVKSVFSIKDLENLSGIKAHTIRIWEKRYDILQPMRTDTNIRLYDLASLQKLLNITLLHDYGYKISKIATYPQDKIPSLVREIISNKTAKSHAISEFKMAMMNFDQELFFNTYNWLIAEKSFKEIFHQVFIPLMNELGLLWQSDTITPAHEHFITYLIKQKLLINTEKLQVLKQTKKDKIFVLSLPMNEIHELGLMYLNYEILLMGYKTIYLGESMPISNLKDLKKHFDSIVFVSYLTVQPEKDILNDYVQKMAEELLDDTTELWYTGRLVEFINREGLSDKISIFNSISELVDRI
- a CDS encoding VOC family protein, translating into MPDGKSRPPADVEKIMHVSLPISNETALMGSDSFESFGAKTIYGNNFSLSINAESRAEADAIYLALSAGGKVIMPMEDAFWGGYFGTFIDKFGINWMVNFEKNEEE
- a CDS encoding ion channel, which produces MKKINSKAKSDSNTGFGVNANNYGGRFVNKNGKANVEKRGMHLLHRISWYHTMIDLPRWKFMSILLLFYVGMNFLFALLYYAIGIENLNGIDSSGSNWVQFGQAYFFSAQTFTTVGYGHISPSGFLTSLLAAAEALIGLLSFAIATGLFFGRFSKPTAFLKFSHNALIAPYGDIKGLMIRISPFKNTNFTDAEANMTLGMSVEEDGRKTNKFYVLDLELERINALTLSWTLVHPITENSPLYNLTKEDFDTIHGEIIVYIKTFDDMFSNTVAIRSSYTFDEVVYGAKFEPMYTRNADNSKTILDLDKLNAFNRVTLE
- a CDS encoding phosphoribosyltransferase; this encodes MYNELLKDRIEAGLLLSEKLKKYQDSNSIVLAVPRGGVPVGYVIAKSLHLPLDIVLSKKIGHPNNSEFAIGAVSSDAVILDAHPNIPKKYIDDEIMRLQKLMQHQYQRYMGERKPLDVKGKNIILVDDGIATGNTLLASIQMLRKKNPAKIIVATPVIPFDNMAVFERNTDEFIYLIAPKYFRGVGAFYEEFNQVEDEEVQQLLRLPVRNE
- a CDS encoding dienelactone hydrolase family protein, encoding MEKLDLTIPLSTVTLQGELILPKNPRGIVIFSHGSGSSRFSPRNRMVAELIQKQNIGTLLFDLLTSEEDDLYENRFNIDLLSDRLIETTQWVLDHKSTTGLAIGYFGASTGAASALRAAAYFKTKIKAVVSRGGRPDLAISVLPQVTAPTLLLVGGLDVPVIGMNKMAFDALASVKEIKIIPGATHLFEEPGTLLEVAEAAIAWYKRYLTTKDAE